A stretch of Triticum aestivum cultivar Chinese Spring chromosome 1D, IWGSC CS RefSeq v2.1, whole genome shotgun sequence DNA encodes these proteins:
- the LOC123179992 gene encoding dof zinc finger protein DOF3.6 isoform X2, producing the protein MIFPPSFLDSSSWNDNQHAHHQQVAAASCGGGAGDGGCNNHELLQPSIMQQGTLAEGGDGGGGGGQVVGPAKPMSMSERARLARVPLPEQGLKCPRCDSANTKFCYFNNYSLSQPRHFCRACRRYWTRGGALRNVPVGGGYRRHAKRAKPKQAAAAAAAGAPAANGAASGGSTTSSTTSACTTVSNPAPVLPAMLQNGGGGNLSGLLPPLLRLADFDAMSLGSTFSGMGKPSPVDSAAGYYLGGGGGGAVAGLEQWRVQQMQGFPFFQAMADQQHTLAPAAAPAMAMPGMFHYLGLGNGGDGRGGHEDDGGDQQFHHAMPSKREGYPRSGSIAMYGGDHHLAAGAGYTSSYSNAATGNHLL; encoded by the exons ATGATCTTCCCCCCTTCATTCCTGGATTCCTCGAGCTGGAATGATAACCAG CATGCTCACCACCAGCAGGTCGCGGCCGCAAGTTGtggtggtggtgccggcgacggcggCTGCAACAACCATGAGCTCCTGCAGCCGTCAATCATGCAGCAGGGGACGCTTGCTGAAggtggggacggcggcggcggcggcgggcaggtgGTGGGGCCGGCGAAGCCCATGTCCATGTCGGAGCGAGCGCGGCTGGCTCGGGTGCCGCTGCCGGAGCAGGGGCTCAAGTGCCCGCGCTGTGACTCCGCCAACACCAAGTTCTGCTACTTCAACAACTACTCCCTCTCACAGCCGCGCCACTTCTGCCGCGCCTGCCGCCGCTACTGGACCCGCGGCGGAGCGCTCCGCAACGTCCCCGTCGGCGGCGGGTACCGCCGCCACGCCAAGCGCGCCAAACCCAAGCAGGCGGCCGCGGCAGCGGCAGCGGGGGCACCGGCGGCCAACGGCGCTGCTTCGGGTGGGTCGACCACGTCATCGACGACTTCCGCTTGCACGACCGTGTCCAACCCGGCTCCCGTGCTCCCGGCGATGCTGCAGAACGGCGGCGGTGGCAACCTGTCCGGCCTCCTGCCGCCGCTGCTCCGCCTCGCCGACTTCGATGCCATGAGCCTCGGCTCCACCTTCTCCGGCATGGGGAAGCCGTCTCCCGTTGACTCGGCAGCGGGCTACTacctgggaggcggcggcggcggtgccgtgGCCGGGCTGGAGCAGTGGAGGGTGCAGCAGATGCAAGGCTtcccgttcttccaagcaatggcCGACCAGCAGCACACACTGGCCCCAGCTGCAGCGCCTGCAATGGCCATGCCGGGGATGTTCCACTACCTAGGCTTGGGCAACGGTGGTGATGGCCGTGGCGGCCATGAAGACGACGGAGGAGACCAACAGTTTCATCACGCGATGCCATCAAAGAGAGAAGGCTACCCGAGATCAGGCAGCATCGCCATGTACGGTGGTGATCACCACCTAGCTGCTGGCGCTGGCTACACAAGCTCCTACTCCAATGCTGCCACAGGTAACCATCTCTTGTGA
- the LOC123179992 gene encoding dof zinc finger protein DOF3.6 isoform X1, producing MIFPPSFLDSSSWNDNQLDFEQHAHHQQVAAASCGGGAGDGGCNNHELLQPSIMQQGTLAEGGDGGGGGGQVVGPAKPMSMSERARLARVPLPEQGLKCPRCDSANTKFCYFNNYSLSQPRHFCRACRRYWTRGGALRNVPVGGGYRRHAKRAKPKQAAAAAAAGAPAANGAASGGSTTSSTTSACTTVSNPAPVLPAMLQNGGGGNLSGLLPPLLRLADFDAMSLGSTFSGMGKPSPVDSAAGYYLGGGGGGAVAGLEQWRVQQMQGFPFFQAMADQQHTLAPAAAPAMAMPGMFHYLGLGNGGDGRGGHEDDGGDQQFHHAMPSKREGYPRSGSIAMYGGDHHLAAGAGYTSSYSNAATGNHLL from the exons ATGATCTTCCCCCCTTCATTCCTGGATTCCTCGAGCTGGAATGATAACCAG TTGGATTTTGAGCAGCATGCTCACCACCAGCAGGTCGCGGCCGCAAGTTGtggtggtggtgccggcgacggcggCTGCAACAACCATGAGCTCCTGCAGCCGTCAATCATGCAGCAGGGGACGCTTGCTGAAggtggggacggcggcggcggcggcgggcaggtgGTGGGGCCGGCGAAGCCCATGTCCATGTCGGAGCGAGCGCGGCTGGCTCGGGTGCCGCTGCCGGAGCAGGGGCTCAAGTGCCCGCGCTGTGACTCCGCCAACACCAAGTTCTGCTACTTCAACAACTACTCCCTCTCACAGCCGCGCCACTTCTGCCGCGCCTGCCGCCGCTACTGGACCCGCGGCGGAGCGCTCCGCAACGTCCCCGTCGGCGGCGGGTACCGCCGCCACGCCAAGCGCGCCAAACCCAAGCAGGCGGCCGCGGCAGCGGCAGCGGGGGCACCGGCGGCCAACGGCGCTGCTTCGGGTGGGTCGACCACGTCATCGACGACTTCCGCTTGCACGACCGTGTCCAACCCGGCTCCCGTGCTCCCGGCGATGCTGCAGAACGGCGGCGGTGGCAACCTGTCCGGCCTCCTGCCGCCGCTGCTCCGCCTCGCCGACTTCGATGCCATGAGCCTCGGCTCCACCTTCTCCGGCATGGGGAAGCCGTCTCCCGTTGACTCGGCAGCGGGCTACTacctgggaggcggcggcggcggtgccgtgGCCGGGCTGGAGCAGTGGAGGGTGCAGCAGATGCAAGGCTtcccgttcttccaagcaatggcCGACCAGCAGCACACACTGGCCCCAGCTGCAGCGCCTGCAATGGCCATGCCGGGGATGTTCCACTACCTAGGCTTGGGCAACGGTGGTGATGGCCGTGGCGGCCATGAAGACGACGGAGGAGACCAACAGTTTCATCACGCGATGCCATCAAAGAGAGAAGGCTACCCGAGATCAGGCAGCATCGCCATGTACGGTGGTGATCACCACCTAGCTGCTGGCGCTGGCTACACAAGCTCCTACTCCAATGCTGCCACAGGTAACCATCTCTTGTGA